TTCAGCCGCGCCTGGCCGGTGGGTCCACAGATCAAAGTGCGGATTGCCACGTTGAACTCCATCGCGCCATCGGGTGCGATCCAGCCGATCATGCCGCAATAGGCCTCGCGGGGGCCGATCTCCAAATCGGCCAATATCTCCATCGCCCGGATTTTCGGCGCGCCTGTGATTGATCCACAGGGGAAAATCGCCATCAAGATCTCGGCAAGGCCGCAATCCGGTCTGATGGTGGCCGTCACCTCAGAGATCATTTGATGCACAGTGGCATAGCTTTCGATCTCGAAAAGCGATGGAACCTGAACGCTGCCCACTTCAGAGATCCGCGCAAAATCATTGCGGAGCAGGTCGGTGATCATCAGGTTTTCCGCCTGATCCTTTTCCGATGCTGCCAAACAGGCCTTTAACATTGCATCTTCTGCGGCATCTGCACTGCGTTTGATCGTGCCTTTCATGGGACGCGCCCGCAGCTGTCGGTCCGAAGACAGGGAAAAGAACAATTCAGGTGAACGGCACAGCAGTTTTGTCGCCCCCAGATCGACAAATGCACCATAGGGCACGGTCTGCTTCTGCCTGAGCCTTTCATATAGCTGCCGCAAGCAACCGTCATAGGTTGCAGCAAGAGGGAAGGTCAGGTTGGCCTGATAAATATCGCCGGATTTTAGAAATTCATGAACGGTATCAAAGGCTTCTTTGTAGGTCTCAAAGCTCCATTCCGGTGCGAATGGGCCAAGGTGGGCGGCGTTCCCTTCGGCTGGCGGGTCGGTGGGGCGAACCTGGTCAAACACCCCAAACCGCAGCAGCGGCTCTGCGCTTGCACTGCGGAAATTGGGAAAGACATCAGGGCAAAGCACATAGCCCAGCTCGTATGATGCGTATCCGGCAAGCCATTTGCCGCCGCGCTGGGCCGCATCCATCGCATGCAGTGCCGCGTCAATCTCATCGCGATGCCATGCTTCGACAAGGTGTTCGGGAGCCCGAAACAATGAGCCGGTTTCGAGCGGCCCCCGATCAAACAGGACGGATGCCTGCGAGATGCCTTGCGTCATCTAGAAGTCGGCAGCGATGCGCAGATCGCGAAGGGGGCGCACGATATCAATACAGTCCTGATAGATCTGGTGGGCGCGGTAGGCAGACAAAGCCTCTTCGTTTTCAAATTCTGCGTAAACAATGACATCGACTTCGTTACCAAAGCGATCTTCATTCCGGTTGCGCGACACTTCAAAGTGTTTGACCGACGGGATCTCGGCCAGTTTTGACAAGCCGTCAACGATGCGGTCAATGTCATCCACTTTCTTGCTGCTGAAGAAAACGACATGGCGGATGAAATCGGAGCGGGGGTCTTGTTCTGGCACTTGAGTGGTCCTGCGCGACATTTGGGGAAATTGGGCGATTGCCAAAACGGCTGGTGGGTTCAATCCCGCCTCTTGCTACACAACCCTTTGCCCTGACAAGGGCAAAACGGGCAGGGGGCGGACATTTGAGCACTCCGGGTTTGGACGCGCCAGATCAGGCAACTTTGCCTAGCCGGGCAGAGTGCATTCCCCGGCAGGTTGTTCTGCAAACACGTCTTCAAAGGTCGTCCGCAGCGCGACATCGACGTCATCCATGGTGACGGGCAGGCCCATGTCCACCAGTGATGTCACACCGTGTTGGGTGATCCCGCAGGGCACAATGCCGCTGAAATGCTCCAAATCGGGTTCCACATTGATGCTGATGCCGTGAAAGCTGACCCATTTGCGCAGGCGAATGCCAATCGCAGCGATCTTGTCCTCGGCAGGGCTGCCATCCGGCTGTGGCGGTTTTTCAGGGCGCTGCACCCAAACGCCAACGCGGCCATCGCGGATCTCCCCGCGCAAGTTGAATTGATCCAGCGTCGCAATCACCCAGGCCTCAAGCTGGCGCACAAAGCAGCGCACGTCTCGGCCACGTGCGGCCACGTTCAACATCACATAAGCCACCCGCTGTCCCGGCCCATGATAGGTGTATTGTCCACCGCGTTTGGTCTCATAGACGTCAAACCGGTCCGGGTCTGTCAAATCTTCGATCTTGGCAGAGGTGCCAGCAGTATAAAGCGGCGGATGTTCGACCAGCCAGATACATTCCTCAGCCTCGCCCGCCGCGATGGCGTTGGCGCGTGCCTCCATCCAGGTTTCGGCCTCGCGGTAATCGGTCAAGCCGTCTGTTGTGATCCATTCTACCATGGGCAGGGTTTAGCCTGTCGTGGGAGGCGGGGAAAGAGATCAATCGCGGTTCAGGACGGTCTGATCCCCTGCGGGAAAGGGTAGGGAGCGACAATAACCGGGCAAGGCAACACCATAGCGGGCCCAACGCCGCGCTATCATTCTGCGTTTGGAGATACAGACCAAGCCGCCCTTGCGAACCTGCACCAGCCGATCTGCAATACGCACCAGCCGCGTTCGGCCATCAGCTTCAAACAGAACGACGCGCTCAGACATATCTTTGCCCGCGACCTGCTGCACATCCAGAACCACCGACCAGCGGTAATCGACACTCCACACGCCGTACAGCCCAACTGCAATTGCCATAAAGAGCCCGGCAAGCCCGAACCGTACTGCCCAGCCGGAGGGCTGGGTCGGTGAGATGTCCAGATTGATGCGCGAGGTCGGTGCCATCTGGTCCAATTGCCAAAGCTTTTGGACATTCTTATGACGTCATGGTGCGATCAGTGGCTGTGACCACGTTCTGATCTCTCCGTCAGGCCGCCTCATCGGCCTCTTGCACCACCTTCATCAGCATTTGCGCATAGTTTTCCGCGCCCTGCGCCCCGGTCAGCAGGTATTTGCCTGCAAACACCATCGACGGCACGCCCGAAATCCCCCGCGAGGTCCAGAATTGCTGCCGTGCGCGGGTGTCCTCTGCGTGACTGCCGCTCTCAAGCACTTCTGCGGCGGCATCTCGGTCAAGGCCCACCGACTGCGCCGTGTCTAGCAGAACCTCCTGCGTCGAGACATCCTTGCCATCCTGAAAATGCGCCGCAAACAAAGCCATCTTCAGGGGATGTTGCAACCCGTGCTCCTGCGCCCAATCCAACAGTTGATGCGCGGCAAAGGTGTTTACAATCCGGCTGTCCGGCCCGAAATTGAATGGAAACCCAAGCGATTGCCCCAAATCGGCCAGATGCTTGCGGTTCTGCGCGGACTGCTCGGCCGAAGCGCCATATTTCTCTGCAATATGCTCGGTCAGGTTCTGACCTTCGGGCGGCATGGCCGGGTTCAATTCAAACGGATGCCACCGGATATAAGCGCCCACGCCGGTCATCCCCAGCGCCTGCTCAAGCTGCTTGAAACCGACAATGCACCAAGGGCACATCACGTCAGAGACGATATCGATTTGAATGACCGGGGCGTCGGGCTGGGCTGTTTGGTCTGACATGAGGGCCTCGCAATTGGGGGTTAAGCGGCCAAGATTGGCACGAAAATGCCGTGTTTCAAGGGCAAATGCGCGATTTGTGATCAACTTTAGCTTGGCCCCCAAGCAACCTGTGGTAGCCTTGCTGCCAATAGAGTGATTCAATTTTTGGAGCGGAAAATGTACTTTAAGGTCATGACAGGTGCCGTTTTGGCGGCATCGCTAAGCCTGCTTCCGGCGGAACGTGTGGAAGCAGATGCAGGCGATTTCATCGCTGGTGCGATCATCGGCGGGATCGTGGGGGCGAATGCGAAAAAGCAGCGGCGCTCGACCAGAACCTACCGCAAAAAGTCATCCCGCTCCACATTGCCATCCACCCAGGAAGGTAAAAGCATTCAGGCGTCGCTGAACTATTTCGGCTTTGATGCAGGATCCGTGGATGGCCAGTTGGGCCGCAAGACGCGCAACGCCGTGTCGCAGTATCAGGCCTATCTTGGCTATCCGGTGACAGGGCAACTGTCGGCGTTTGAACAAAACCTGCTGATCTCCAGCTACAACCGCGCGCAGGCGGGCGGCTATGCGGTGCAGCAGCAGGTCGCCTCCACACCGGACGGCACGCG
This window of the Sulfitobacter mediterraneus genome carries:
- a CDS encoding Dabb family protein, with the translated sequence MPEQDPRSDFIRHVVFFSSKKVDDIDRIVDGLSKLAEIPSVKHFEVSRNRNEDRFGNEVDVIVYAEFENEEALSAYRAHQIYQDCIDIVRPLRDLRIAADF
- a CDS encoding DsbA family oxidoreductase, whose translation is MSDQTAQPDAPVIQIDIVSDVMCPWCIVGFKQLEQALGMTGVGAYIRWHPFELNPAMPPEGQNLTEHIAEKYGASAEQSAQNRKHLADLGQSLGFPFNFGPDSRIVNTFAAHQLLDWAQEHGLQHPLKMALFAAHFQDGKDVSTQEVLLDTAQSVGLDRDAAAEVLESGSHAEDTRARQQFWTSRGISGVPSMVFAGKYLLTGAQGAENYAQMLMKVVQEADEAA
- the lipB gene encoding lipoyl(octanoyl) transferase LipB; its protein translation is MVEWITTDGLTDYREAETWMEARANAIAAGEAEECIWLVEHPPLYTAGTSAKIEDLTDPDRFDVYETKRGGQYTYHGPGQRVAYVMLNVAARGRDVRCFVRQLEAWVIATLDQFNLRGEIRDGRVGVWVQRPEKPPQPDGSPAEDKIAAIGIRLRKWVSFHGISINVEPDLEHFSGIVPCGITQHGVTSLVDMGLPVTMDDVDVALRTTFEDVFAEQPAGECTLPG
- a CDS encoding aminodeoxychorismate synthase component I; the encoded protein is MTQGISQASVLFDRGPLETGSLFRAPEHLVEAWHRDEIDAALHAMDAAQRGGKWLAGYASYELGYVLCPDVFPNFRSASAEPLLRFGVFDQVRPTDPPAEGNAAHLGPFAPEWSFETYKEAFDTVHEFLKSGDIYQANLTFPLAATYDGCLRQLYERLRQKQTVPYGAFVDLGATKLLCRSPELFFSLSSDRQLRARPMKGTIKRSADAAEDAMLKACLAASEKDQAENLMITDLLRNDFARISEVGSVQVPSLFEIESYATVHQMISEVTATIRPDCGLAEILMAIFPCGSITGAPKIRAMEILADLEIGPREAYCGMIGWIAPDGAMEFNVAIRTLICGPTGQARLNVGGGVVYDSNAQSEYDEALLKSAFAQL